The segment CCACCAGTTCGACCCGGCCGAGGCCGGTGGCGGCCACCGCGTCGCAGAGACCGGTGTACCGCCGCTCCCAGTCCTCGCGAGGGTCCTCCTCCAGGAACCAGAGCAGCGTCAGCCGGGTGTCCACCCCCTCGACCTGCTTGACGTAGGTCATCCGGTCGCCGGGCAGCGGGGTGGGCCGGAAGACGGTCACCATCGCGGCCGCCGAACCCCGGAGCCGTTCGGGCAGATGCCGGGTCCGCAGCCAGGCGAGGAGCGCGTCCCGGCGTTCAGGACCGGCCGCGTCGACGACCTCCAGGACCAGCCCCGCGTAGGGGTGGTCCAGCGCGTGGTGGTCGCGGGGACCGGCGGCGCCGTCGCGGTAGACGGTCGCCGCGTGGTCCTGGAAGGCCGTAAAGACATGGGTGCGTCCGTGGTGGACCCGGCCGTCGCGGTTCAGCCGCCGGTTGATGCCGACCGTCCACTTCATGTGCTCGTCGTAGCGGCCCTCCGTGATCCAGTACGTGGAGAGATAGCAGCCCGTCGTCACGGGTGCGGCGACCGCGGACTCCGCCGGATAGCGGAGCAGTTGCAGCTCCCGGGTCGCCACCCAGCGCCGCCCGGCGTAGATCCACGGCATGGCCATGGCGCCGGCGATGTAGTGGTCGTCCTCGTACCAGCGGTTGTAGGAGTACTCATGGCCCGGGTGCGGTTCGACCATGGTGATCAGGGCGTGGCCGGGACGGACGCCGTACGGTCCCACCGAGGCCAGCTCCGCGTAGGCGCCCGGCCGGGTGTCCTCGGGCGCGGCCCCCGTCCGCTCCTTCTCCGTACCGTCCTTCGGTGTCCCGCCGCCGTTCTCGGATCGCATCGGTTCTCCTTCCGGGTGCGCTCTTCCCTCCTCCGGTGGACGCCCCTACTCTGACGGTCCGTCAGATCATCCGCCAGTACCGGGAGGGATCCGGATGCCGCTCCGGGACAGGACCGTGGTCGTATCGGGGGTGGGTCCCGGTCTGGGGCAGCGGGTCGCGGCGGCGGTGATCCGCGACGGCGGGCGGGCGGTCCTCGGCGCGCGCACCGGGGACCGGCTCGCCGCGACGGCCGCCGCGATCGACCCGGCCGGGGAGCGTACGGCCTGGCGGCGGACCGACATCACCGACGAGGCACAGTGCGAGGCGCTCGCCGCACTCGCCGTCGAACGCTTCGGCGGGATCGACGCGGTGGTCCATATCGCCGCCCTGGACCGGCATTTCGGCGGGCTCGCCGATGCCGACTTCGCGGTCTGGGCGCGGGTCGTCGACGTCAATCTGCTGGGCACCCTGCGGATGACCCGGGCCTGTCTGCCCGCGCTGCGGGTCCGCGGCGGTTCGGTGGTCCTGATCGGGACACAGTCGGCGGTGGCCGCCTCCACCCAGGTGCGGCAGACCGCGTACGCGGCGTCGAAGGGGGCGCTGACCTCGGCGATGTACGCGCTGGCGCGGGAGCTGGGACCGGACCGGATCCGGGTGAACACCGTCCTGCCGGGCTGGATGTGGGGTCCGCCGGTGGCTGCGTACGTCCGTGGGACGGCGCGGGCGGAGGGCGTATCGGAGCCGGAGGTGCTGGCGAGACTCACCGAGCGGATGGCACTGCCGGAGCCGGCGACGGACGCGGATGTCGCCGACGCGGTGGTCTTCCTCGCCTCGGACCGGGCCCGGTCCATCACGGGTCAGTCGCTGCTGGTGAACGCGGGCGAACTGATGCGCTGACGGACCGGCCGGGCGGCGGGTAACGGGCTCAGGCTCCGGCCGGTAACGGGCTCAGGCTCCGGCCGGGCGCGGCGCGCTCCAGGTGACGTCCGTCGACCGCCCGAACATCACGGTCAGATGCGGTGGCAGGGCCGTCGGCAGCAGATAGTCGCCCTCGGGGATGACGAGCGTCCGCAGGCCGGGGAAGGCGTCGAGCCACCGCCGCTCCGAGTGCAGATAGCCCTCCCGCAGCCAGAGATGGGTGAGCAGTCCGGGGTCGAGGTTCTCGGTCAGATCGTGCGGGAGGTACGGACCGGCGATCTGGACCCGGGACCGGCCGCCCATCGCCCGCAGCGCACGCAGATGGTCGACGTTGTGGGCGGTGAAGTACAGCCCCTCGGGGTCGAGCTGGGCGATGATCTCCCGGGCGTACCGCTCGGTGTCGAACCGGTCCCAGGACCACACCAGCTGCCGCCGCACCCGGCGGGAGGCATGGCCGCGGTAGCGGACCAGCACCGACAGGGCGGCGTCGGTGCCGATATGGGTGGCGGTCGTCACCACGTTCAGGGCCTGCTCGTGGGTGAGCCCCTCGGGCCCCGGCAGCATCCGCGGGACCAGCGGACCGCCGGCCTCCGCGAGCATCCGGGCGAAGGGCGCGCTGGGCGGCGGCAGCAGCTCCGACACCAGGCCCTTGACCCGCTGGCTGACGTCCGGGTCGATCTCGACGGCCTGGTCCAGACAGGAGGCGGCGAGCAGCAGGCTCCGTACCGTACGGGAACCGAGGCCGCGCTCCCCGCCGACATAGCCGAGCAGCCCCTTGATGACCCGCTTGCGCTCGGCGGGGCGGCCCAGCGCCACCGCCATCCGGACCACGTCCTCCCACTGGTCGTTGAGGGCGTTGTCCAGCAGCAGCGGGAAGTCGCCCTCCTCGACCAGCGCCTTGGCGGCCAGATAGTCCTGGAAGGTGCGGTGGACGAAGTCGAGTCGTCCGGCCGCCGGTTCGCGCAGCAGGCCGGAGCGCTCGATGAGATGGCTCAGCACCCGCTCCGGTGT is part of the Streptomyces qinzhouensis genome and harbors:
- a CDS encoding SDR family oxidoreductase encodes the protein MPLRDRTVVVSGVGPGLGQRVAAAVIRDGGRAVLGARTGDRLAATAAAIDPAGERTAWRRTDITDEAQCEALAALAVERFGGIDAVVHIAALDRHFGGLADADFAVWARVVDVNLLGTLRMTRACLPALRVRGGSVVLIGTQSAVAASTQVRQTAYAASKGALTSAMYALARELGPDRIRVNTVLPGWMWGPPVAAYVRGTARAEGVSEPEVLARLTERMALPEPATDADVADAVVFLASDRARSITGQSLLVNAGELMR